The Meles meles chromosome 6, mMelMel3.1 paternal haplotype, whole genome shotgun sequence DNA segment GTAAGTCAGCTGGACCCTCGGAGATGGcgcccctgcccagccccttACCTCCTCTTCTCCACTCAcgtcctcctcttctccttcctcctcctcctcttcatcctcctcatcctccacTACCTGAGCATCTTCATCATACTCTTCCTCTGTGTGGCAGAAACGGGGACAGGGGAACTGGGGGTGAGCTGGTTTCCCTCACAGCACAAACCCAGGCTCGTGGGCCCTGCACAGGCGGGACGGTCCTCGGTGGGGCCCAGGACCCTCTCACACCCACCGGCGCCCACAGCAGGGATGCTCCAATATGACTCAACACATCCGGAAGTAATCCAAAAGACAAGCTCTCCTCCCAGGTTTTACAAAAGCAGAGATCCCTTGTGGAGACTGAGACCACAGAGAACTTGCTGGATCAAAGGACCAAGTCACAGGGCTTATAGAAGCCAAGATGCTGATTCACTTGGAAAGACCATCTACCAAACTCCTGGCTTTAAAGGTGAAAATCTGAGTCCTTGAGGGGAgaagtgacttgttcaaggtcactcaTCAAGTTAGCCATGGAGGTGGGCCTAGAAACCTGGGCCCTTCCCACTCACTGTGTGAGTATCTTGCAAAACACTCCAACctaacaaggaaaaacaaaaaatcttgtGTGTGAATTATGGGCCAAATGTCTCCTTTCTCATGGTTACTGTGGCCATGAAGCCCTCCAGGGAGGCTGCACTGTGTTAGCACATGCGAAGGGGACAGCGGGAGGTggccctctcttttcttccttccttcctccctgtagGCCCTGCTGGCTCACACTCACCCTCACCTCACTACCAGGGTGCTCAGCACGCCCCTGGCAAGCCTCCTccacctcccagccccccccTTACCCCCATGCACCGGCACCCTGCAGGTCCTGTGTCCTACAGCCACCAGGGGgctccacaccctctccagctcctgctctcctCTCCACTAGGGAGACCTAGATGAATGGGACCCTCAGGACACACCCCATCTTCCCCACTACTGGGGGGTGGGAACTGAGCCCAGGGGCATACTATAGGATCTCATTCCAGGGGCctctggaaaaagaagaaaaacctgagGGGAGGGTTCAGTGTTAGATGCTTCTCAAGTCGTTACGATGCCATCAGGTAGCCTCAGGATGCTTCTCTGCGGTTCTGTACCCGGTGAGCAAGATCAGGGACCGTGGTTAACAAAGcacccccccttccctccacagcTGTGGAAAGGAGACCACCAGCCTGCCCCTGTCCACCCCCCCAGCACCCACCGTCCTCATCCTCCTCATCGTCATCCAGGCCCTCCACATAGCCCTCGGCGTCCGAGTCGGGGGCCTCCTTGTCGTCCCGGTCGTAGCCATCGAGATACGTGAGCTGCGGGAGGAGCTTGAACACGTTTTCTCGGTAGTCGTTCAGGTTGGTTACCTCACAATTGAAAAGGTCTAAGCTCTTGAGGTTTTCTAACTTTTTCTACAAGCAGAAAGATGAAGTTCAACAGTGAGTGATCTGTGGCAGgacgggaggggagggggcaaacAACCCAGGGAAACAGCTGGAGAAAATGGCTTTGCTCTGCCCAGCCTAGTCACTGGTGGTTGGACCTCGGTTCCCGCCACTGGAAGGCCCCGCCTAGGGCCTGTGAAGCCTCATCCAATGGCAACAAAGTCTGCAAGTACGGCTTTGGCCCCATCAGTGACTGGCTTCAAATTAAGCTGGGGCTCCCCCTGGGGCTCCAGCCAAGAGCTTTGCTGCTGTCCCCGTGACTGGGGAGCCAGAGGGAAACGGGAAAGGTGGCACAAACTAACGAGGTCTATTAGTAATGATGGTGAGGACGATGGCCATCAACACAGCATACCAGGTAGCAGTGATTCAGTTTATCCTCACAGCCCTGATAAGGCAGAAGTGATTACTAGTCCAGCAGCTCTCAAGATATGAGGAGTGAGAAGTCATTCTCAGCAGGTCAAGGGCAGGGAGGGCGTGGtctgggccgggggtgggggggggttggggacgACACACGACCCCAGCATCCTCTCATCCCACAGAGGGGAGCACAGCGCATCACTCCCACTGGTCACCAAGGAGAAGCTACAGAAACGCACGTGGTCTGTGCAGGGAGAATAgggtgtgtttttgtgtgtgcgCGTCTGTGTGTGCCTAGGTCTGACCTTTAATGGTAACCGAATCACAAtgatttatatacacacacacttggtCTCCATACCTGTCTCCccaaacacacatatacagaaCTTCAAAGATTTTCCTATGAAATCATTAAATCAGGGCTTCCAAGTAGATCAAAATAGTTTTGCTTTGCTCTAGGAGGTCGGCGGAAGACCTGAAAAGAAGGGCTATGGGAAGCGTATCTCTTAGCGGCCTCCATGCCACTGACGGGAATAGTCTGAGCTTAACGAAGAAGGACCAGCTTCTGCCATGCTGGCCCATCAAGCTGCCCCTCGAGCGTCCAGAGTGTGAGGGGTGCTCTGTGCACAAGAACCTACAAACCCAAACTGAGCGATGCCCCAACTTCTCCTAATACGGCAAAGCTGGCAAAACAGCCTCACGACCTCGCCCTATTCTGAGGTGTGTGGCTTGCGGGACGGTTCCTATGTGTATGTTTACAGCAAATGTGCTCATCTGATGCAACATTATTTCTGTTTCAAGAACGCTGTTAATCAATGACACAGCTGAAATCAGGGGAACACAATCCTTCAGACGCAGTAACGCAGACACTGTTGTTCTGACCCAGCCTTGCCCCTTCCTGGCAAGTAAATCCATGAAGAGTGAGGCGGGTTCAGCTGTATGAAGATGAGGCCCCGGTCACCATCACACCGAGGACTGGAGACCCAGGGTCAGTCACCCTCCTCTGTGCCCCTCAAGAGAGTAAGGCCGGCATTGAGGCTTTCATCCTATACCATCCGTGCCATCCAGGGCGCCGTCCCACCATTCGAAGGTACCAGCCTCAGGCCAGCCATTGGAGGAGAAAACAAGTGGCCAACTCCAGGGGCAGCAGAATTCCCGATGGTTCCTCCCTCCCCAACGAGGGACGAGGACTCATGCTCTAAGAAATGACAGCTTGGGTTTCCAAAGCTGAGCAGAAGCTGTACGAAGGAAAGCACCGAGGCGAGAGTCAGAACCCACCCTTGCCCCCCGACCGCCACTCAGGCTGTGTGACCTGGCTCAAGCCACTGAGTGTCTCCAGGCTTCCGTTTCTCTACGGACCAAGCAGAAATGAGCTCCAACTCTACCTTGTGGCCCGTGACAAGAGTCAAATGAAGTAAGATACATGGGGCGAGGCGGGGGAACGACAGAAAAACAACACTCTACAAAGGTAAAAGTAGTAGTCCCTGATACcaatccctcccacctcccaccctgtgGAGGGGAAGGACCCAAATGACTCACCAGTGGCTCTATTGTGCTGAGGTCTTTAATTTTGTTGCCACTTAAATTTAGATGCGTGAGGTTCGGACACTTTTCTGCCAATACTTCCAGGCCCCCTGAGATTCTGTTATCGCTTAGTTCAAGCTaaacagggcagggaggggaaaggaggaaagagctgGTAAAATGAAGGCCAAGGGCCCAGAGCGCTCCGCCCCCCGCAGACAGGTGAGGGGCAAGTCAGCACACTCGCCCGGCTCCCCGCTCCGTTCCGCTCCGCTCCCCAAGCACAGAGTAACgaccccctcctccctgcccacacACACTCCTACACCCTATTTACCTTCTTAAGTTTGTTTAACTTTGGTAAGTTTGCGACTGAGGTGAGGCCTACGTTGATTGTACTTAAGAACTCCAGTTCCTCGAATTCATCTGTGAGGCCTTCAATTTTGCCTTCGATCGACCGGCAGTTGTCCAGGACAAGCTCTTTCACCTGCAAAGGGAAGGCCAGAGGGAATGGAGGGGCGGACTCGGGGCTGGGGTCAGGCCTCCTCAGGAGGACGGGGAGACAGGTGCTTCAGTGTGATGTGTTGGTggcacccacctgcctctccaggAGCAGGCCACCGCCAACACCCACCCCGGGCTCCCCACCCCTACCTGAACCGAGGGCAGGGAGGGCTGTGGGGGGGGACATACTCCGGAAAGGAGCTTGGTCTGGACCACAGTGACACACTCAGTAATCCCTGGTGGTCTCGTTCCAACCCCACTGCCACACTCCTCCCAAACTCCCGTTAAAAATCAGCCACCACAGTCTCCAGCTTCCCGTCAGCACCAGCCACTCGCATGGCCCCATGGCCTCAGCCTGTCCACCTCCCCAGGCCAGCTACCTTCCTTCCCATCCTCAGGCCCCACCTTCCTCCACCTCTGTGCGCCTGTGACCCTCTGCGTGCGGATGGGTCCCCAGACACACGCGGCCGCTCACTCCCACCAGCTTGCCCGCCAGAGCCCGCCCACGAGGTCTGGTGCTTGTCACCATGGTCACCGGCACGGCCTGGCCCAGGGTAGGGGCAGCAGACTCTATTCCGCAGACCAGCCACAGGACTTCCTGTAATGATGGACGCCTCCTGCTCTGCCCATGAAAGGAGTCACTGGCCACTGCAACATGGCTGGGGAGAACGAAGGACCGagttttccattttccttaatTTAAGTGTAAAAAGATACTATTTACAGTTACCACATTAGGTAGAGCCTCGCTAGGCCCTGCTCTTCACAGGGCCCGGAGAGTAGACGTGAAACCCCCCAAAGTGACAGGCTGAGGTCATCAAAGAACAGAAGTCGGTCTTTGGGAAGCACCTCTGTGACCCTATGCCTTCTTTAGAACTCCCTGGAGGCGATGTTGCCAGGGTAGTTATGTTTTCCTCGTTTCTATTCTTACCCAAATTTGGGTCCAAATCCTTTCTAGGCATGTAAAAGTCCGATAAAAAGCcatgtctcggggcgcctgggtggctcagtgggttaaagcctctgccttcggctcaggtcatgatctcagggtcctgggatggagccccgcatcaggttctctgctcagcagggagcctgcttccccctctctctgcctgcctctctgcctgtcaaataaataaataaaaatcttacaaaaaaaaaaaaaaaaaaaagccatgtctCACTGGGTTGCTAAAAGGCAGATGTGGCTGAAGGTGATTCTAGGCTCCAGGacagatgggagggagacaagctgaAAAGAGTGATCCAGTCCGGGGCCTGAATGACCCCGGGGAGTCAGCAAGGGAGGCCAGGGTGTCCTGCCCTCCAGGCAGAGGTCTGTGGTTACCCACTCCTGTCCTGCAGTCCAGCTGCTCCCTGGCCACGCAGGGCCGGCAGGCCCCGTAACGGTGACTCCTCCTGGCTGCACCCAGTGTTCGACACCTGCCTGCTCGCTAGAGCCTCAGGGAAACCTGCATCCAGGTGGCTGGTATGCTGCCGGCCTGGGACGTCCACCCACATGTTACTTGTCTCGGATGGGTCACATGGCATCAGACAGTACAGTCTAGTTCTTCTCAATAGCAGTTCCATATGGCCCAAAGGGTCATGCCAGCCCCTCAGAGCCTTTTTTTCTCCTGGATAAGCGGACCAATTTGCTTAGACCTTCCTGCTGGGCCCGGGACGACCCGCTTGCCACAGTCCCCAGAGGGAAGCTTGGGGGAATAGAGTCCGCAGTGGGCTTGCCATGCTTCTTCTCAGCCCACCTCTGCCCCGCCTTCCGCCTCCTTGGTGCAGAGAGGTGGTAGGCTCAGCCCAGGACAGCAGCACAGTTTGCCAGGAGGGGCTGAAGCCAGGCGCAGAAGCTCCTTCCCAGAGCTGACCCATTCTGGGCCCAGGAACTGGCCGCCAAGGCCCGCCTTTCCCTTGGATTTGGGATGGGAGAAATTAAGTCCTTTTCCACTCCCTCAGTCCCCAGGAGAGGCCAGATGTCCAGGTCAAGCCACCTTCTCAAGGTCACTGGCGAGAGCGGCTGGGAATAAATCCTATGAGGCCTTCTACCCCAGGGCAGGAAATCAGTGTAGAGCCAGGAAGCCTGCCCTTAGGGGAGCAGGGCCAACGGAGGGAGAGCCACCGTGCTGGGGGAGGGAAGGCCCCCCACCTCTGCGGTACTGGAGCCACAGGGCCCACAGTCTTCAGAAGGCGCTGCGGATTCTTGAAGCTccaccagagaaagacaaatatgagaAGGGATTCCAGCCCAGCCTCAAAGATTTCAGACGTGTGGTTTTTTCCAGACGGGTCAAGGGCTTCTCCTCTTAACAGCCATAAGCCAAGGAAAAGAAGGTCTTAGAGATTGGGGGAGGTGGTGCTGGGAATCGGGGGAATTCTTCCCTGGAAGCTGCCTGGGAATTCTACAGACAGACCCAGGGTCCCAGTCCCAACTTCCACCACCACGACCAACGGTGGAGACATTCCTCTCGAGGACAATACATAAGCTGCTACCACCAATGTTTTTATTCCTAGTAACAATCAGATCTTTCCTGAGCCCTCAACAGGTACCCTCAATGCGCTTCGCCTGCACCAGCTCACCTATTCCTCACCACCGCTCTCTGGGGGGAGTCTCCCGTCTCACCCCAGAACCACTGACCCTTAAGTCCCAGGAATGGACAGCACCACGCTGGTCAGTGCTGGCTCCTGATGGTTTCTCAGACCTTCCCAATTGTGAGGTGCAAGTTCTCTCAGAACCACCTCAACTCTCCAAGCTCCCCTGACACCCTTCTTCTAAGGGTTCCACCAGCAGGATGGGGGCCAGTCCCAGCAGTCCCCGCCGCCGCTAAACTTCCTCCATAACCAAAACAAACCCCAAGCCAGCCCTCATTCAGATGAGGCTGCAACCAGggagcaaggatgtggagaggcGTTGGGGGAGTAGGaagagcccccctccccagccattTGGGCAGGCCCCCTGCTGTCTGGTCCCAGGAGGCCCTTCCAGGTCAGGTCCATGGGGCCTCTGGGACCCCCACCAGTTTTTGCATTTCCTTCCTGGCAGGGGGTTTCAGCAGTGTTTGGGGCAAGATCAAAGAGGTGAGAGAGGGGCAAGGCTTAGACCTGGAGGCTTCTGAGATCACCAAAAAGCCCAAACTGCGAGGGGGAAACCCACTGCTGCTTTGGGGAGTGACTGTCACTTTGGAGATGGCAGGTAAGCTCCCTGTGAAGTATCTGAAATGGACTGAacaggaaagaacaaaaacaccAGCCCAACAGCCTGGAGTCATCCCATGCACCCCCTCCTGTCCCTCGGACTCCGTGGAAGGCTGCCCTTTCCTAGAGCTCTGGGACAGGCTCACATGTTTCCAAACCCGCAACCAGCCCCAACACGCCTCAGACCCACTCCGAGCTCCTGCTCCAGTCCCAACCCACTTCCTCCCTGGCTGTGCGGCGAATGGCTGTGCGGCGAACGCCGCTGCAGACCCTTCCAAGCAAAGAGCGTGTCCCTTTTACATCCAGGGTGTGTTCtgcttaaaaaaggaaaaaaaaaattaaggtccaCGTCCCCCTGCCAAATCCTGGGTGTGAGCTAAGTGCAAAgttaaaattaaactgaaaatttGTACTTTGGGTTTAGATTCTCTCCCAACTCCACTGGccctttaaaaatatctgaatgtgGTTACTCTCTCTCCAGCCCAACCACTGACTTCCTCCGCTGGTGTCAGAAGCTTTTCAAACACCCATGGAAAGAAGTACTCGGGACTCTATGCTTCACCCCTCAGGTGTCAGCACCCCCCAGGGGTCTGTATATTCATCCTCGGCCCCAACTGAGAGGTCGGGGCGGGATGGGGGCAATGAGGCTTCCCAAGGAATCAGACTGTCCGGGCTCCGGTATTTCCTGAAAAACTTGTCCCCAAAGCAAGGACACAGCAATCGCTTCTCACCAATGGGAGCGGAACCCTCGGTGATAAACACAAACACATTATTACTCTAAGGAACAGCCCGCTGCTTGTTTCCAAACTGTGAAATCTTGTCTTCACAGTTCTCTCAAATTCGATCATTTCCTCTCTATTCTCTACACCGCAGTCCTGGTCACGGTCATCTAAGTCACTCCAAGTGTGTTTCTGCCTCCAAATGGGGTTTCTGTGACAGCGGGGACAACTGGACTACTGGAACATTCAAGTAGCCCAACTCCACCCCGAGCTCTGAGGCTCTGGCTCCGCAGAAAGGGGAGAATGGTATCTGTTTAACCCACGAAGTGCAAACTCCAGCCTAGAAAACATGCCTCCTGGCTTCCTGCCGCTTGGGGGTAAGGGTGGGGGAGAGTCCAAGTTCTTAAACGGACCTAAGGAGGCCCTTCACTAGCCACCTCCCTACCTCCCCCAACTGCAGGGCTCCCCACGTCTCACCCTTGCACCACAAATGCCGTTCAggcccccctccccaggaagccttcccCCGCCCAGCTCCGAGCATCCCAGGGCACTGAGGGCAGCTGCCACATGAATCATTTAATCGTGTATTAAGCATCCGATCCTCCCAGAGGTCAGGGACTGTCCTTCCCCCGTAATCAGCCTAGCAGGGGGCGGACACCAGAGCAACTGCTTAACAAACATCCCGGCTACAGTGCCAGACACAGCACTAGGTGTTGCACAGTGAGTCAAACCGCTGTGAAACATACAGTGTAATCAGTCCCACACAGATGGGAATGAACCTGACCTCTTCTAGACAATGTGTCCCCCAGGAGGCAGGCCAACTGCGCACACTCCTCTTGACCTGACCCAGTGCTCTGTACACCGACCTCTTGCCTAGAAGCAGCCCCTCCCTCCGTAAAGTGTGTACCTGTGACATTGTTTTAGAGTAACATGCTGGGGACTCAGAGGCTGCCGTGAGCCACAGTTGGGGTCCTTGCCAGCAGGGGTGTGGTGGCGGCTGGGAGGAGACCGCCATCTGGTAAACAGCTACTGGAGCAGGGTGCCAGGTAGCGGGCCGAAGCAGGGGGACCGAGTGCATTCTTTAAATGCCCAGAGAGGCCAGGCATGCTCAAAGAAGACAGGAGGGACCCACAAAAACCGAGAAAGGGGATGCACTGTATCAAATTCTGGACCGGCTATATAGTTGGCAAGACTTCgttcaaaatgaaaatttgagGCCCACTGCTCAAAAACTGTTAGGAATTCCAGAGACAGCGACAGCACCGCATTAAACCCAAGGGAGGGCCCTTTGAAGCCCAGGGCCCTGTGTGACTGCACAGGTCACACAGGCCCATGATCAGGGGGCCCTGATTTAAACGGACAGCTCAGGCCTAAAACAGAGACCGATGAAGGCCAGAACTAGAGAGAAGGAAGCTCGAGCGAGAACAGCTCTTTGTTTCCAGGACCTCCGCAGGCAATGTGGAGAGGTGGACAGAAggcaggctctggagtcagacagactgGGCTCCAGTCCACATTCTCCACTTGCTGGCTCATCTCACCTCTCCTGAGCTTCCGTTTCCTCCGATGGCAGCAGTGCCCATCACCTAGAGCTGGATTAAGTGAAATAACACACTTAGAGCATCCCTCGCTTGGAAAAAGCCACTTGCCTTCTCCTGGATCCACAGCCACCTCTCCCCACTGTGTCCACAGTCACGGCACGAGAATGGGAACAAAGGGCGGTCGGCACATCTGAGCCACCAAAGCTGTCTCTCATGAAAGGCATGAAGCTTCATGACATTTTGGGGAGTGAAGATGTTACACCCAAAATACACCCCTCTTGACTTTGTATCTAcaccttgttttgtttctttttctcccacgTACCTCCAGCcttgattgtttttctttcactgagcaagaattcaataaatatggTGTAGCTTTGGTTTCAACCCTGTCAGTCCCTGACCAATTTAGTTTTCAGGTTCCAGTCTTTCACAGAAGAGGAGACTCAAATCAAATTGACCCCGTGTTTTTTTGGTGCTCATGGGTTTTAAATAGGTCAGCTTTTAAATGGGCCATCCCCTGTTGCAGATTCCATTTCTAGCTAGAAGGCCAAACTGTTTGAGTCACCAAGGCTGAGGGGAAATGAGCTTCTTCCCAAAGGTGTTCAATAGGAGCGACAGATGCTTGTGATTCTGCTTTTCGACCCCCAAATCTCTACTTTTGCTTAACAGTCTGTGGGGCAAAACCTGCAAAAACCAGTCAGGTTCCATGAGGGGAAAGCCAGGCTCTGGGAGAAGAGTCAGACATTTCGAAAGCTGGAAAGGCCTTCGGGATCATCTAGGTCAGTGGCTTTCTGACCACAGCCCACAGTAAAAAATACATTCCTGCCTTGGCTCAGTATACCCATGTGGTGTGTACAGGCACACACATGGAAAAAAAACATACCCAATCACAATGACTATTttctattacattaaaaaaaattttttttttaaaatgtgacccaCAGCTTTTAAAACACTGGTCCAGTTTAGCCCTCTTTTTGCAGAGGAAAAAGCAAGGCCCAGAGTTGGCCCTGGGCCCAGGAAACCCCGAGTGGGGTGGTCCTTCTGCCACGCCATCCCACACCATTTACTCTGATCAGAAACCACTGTTCCCAGTGGAAGACTGTGGCATCCTCCACATCGCTCACGAATTTCTGCTAACAGGAGGATATTCTGCAGATGCTGGGTCGCTATGACTCTGGTCTCTGCATcttaaagatcttttaaaatcttaactAAGGGGCAGGGTCCCCACAttaccttaaaacaaaacaaaacaaatctctcCAAGAAGAAAAGCATCTGAGTgtctggattttgtttgtttcctacaaTAGAGCTCGGAAGGCACGGGTGGGAGCACATGGCCGCGGGAAGTCGGTGACGCCATCCTTATTATTTTAGGGAACCGTGGAACGCAAGCCGAGGCGCGCTGCGGGGCGTAATTAAGCTGTCGGCCAGGCCTGGGGAATAGGCTGAGCGCCGGCGCGGGGAGGGCCAGCATTAACATAAAGCCTGTGACTGGCTCCAGCGCTGCCTGGAACcggcttcctccctcctccagcgGGCGTGGGGAGGTCTGTTTCTGCCTGGCCCAGACAGAGGAGCTGGTTCCCTTGCAGATGCTTCCTCCAGCCAGGACAGACTCAGCTGAACTGCAGGCCCCAGCAGCTGTAGGACCCGGGCTTTGGGCTGCTCCAGTGTGCCCATTCAGCGAGTGAACTCCCGGCAGAGCTGGGGCCGCTCCCCAATGTCCCGCCCTTGCTTGCCTGCCTG contains these protein-coding regions:
- the ANP32A gene encoding acidic leucine-rich nuclear phosphoprotein 32 family member A, producing MDMDKRIHLELRNRTPSDVKELVLDNCRSIEGKIEGLTDEFEELEFLSTINVGLTSVANLPKLNKLKKLELSDNRISGGLEVLAEKCPNLTHLNLSGNKIKDLSTIEPLKKLENLKSLDLFNCEVTNLNDYRENVFKLLPQLTYLDGYDRDDKEAPDSDAEGYVEGLDDDEEDEDEEEYDEDAQVVEDEEDEEEEEEGEEEDVSGEEEEDEEGYNDGEVDDEEDEEEVGEEERGQKRKREPEDEGEDDD